In one Parageobacillus genomosp. 1 genomic region, the following are encoded:
- the essB gene encoding type VII secretion protein EssB, translating into MEEKKTYLETQIDAVMTKDKHYTIVFQRAKLKMQHPLELQIIKEIDPYLLRDIDVSEDEVKITITPPASFFPFSAVRKKSLLSRLRAAYQLVTKVKNHSLRRFILIVCPENLVFDHGLAPFFLHVGIKESLPPYEPDETRLLQEVKATVLALTDGQHHFEEYMKFHETLKCSDIAKEMLQAEHLEALLSILERWMDEEEAKERASVHIPKRKWNVQRYIFFSTVGLLIPAVMYTFYSFFFLQPKQEAYVQSAELFLQNKYSDVITTLENYPPEKMPYVVQYELASSYVMTESLTEEQRKVVLNNITLKTDPQYLLYWIYIGRGRSEDALELARAMEDRELIVYGLLKYREEIKADKELSGEEKQQKLEEIDREIEEYEKEREEQEKQLKEEQQEETNQQQTPAQQPATTPPASTTPKQQSNAPASNHTPPASNSTQPNNVETKK; encoded by the coding sequence ATGGAAGAGAAAAAGACTTATTTGGAAACACAAATCGATGCCGTAATGACAAAAGATAAACATTATACGATTGTTTTCCAGCGCGCGAAATTAAAAATGCAGCATCCACTAGAATTACAGATCATAAAGGAAATCGATCCTTATTTATTGCGGGATATTGACGTGTCTGAGGATGAAGTGAAAATCACCATCACTCCACCCGCGTCGTTTTTTCCTTTTTCAGCTGTACGGAAAAAATCGCTTCTTTCCCGGCTAAGAGCGGCATATCAACTCGTCACAAAAGTGAAAAATCACTCTCTTCGTCGGTTTATCCTTATTGTATGCCCGGAAAACCTCGTGTTTGATCATGGGTTGGCGCCTTTTTTCCTTCATGTTGGAATAAAGGAAAGCCTGCCGCCGTATGAGCCGGATGAAACGCGTCTCCTTCAAGAAGTAAAAGCGACGGTGCTAGCGCTGACAGACGGGCAACACCATTTTGAAGAATATATGAAATTTCATGAAACATTAAAATGTTCCGATATCGCTAAGGAAATGTTGCAAGCAGAACATCTAGAAGCGCTTTTATCCATTTTAGAACGATGGATGGATGAGGAAGAAGCGAAAGAGCGAGCGTCTGTACATATTCCGAAACGAAAATGGAACGTGCAGCGATATATCTTCTTTTCGACAGTTGGTTTGTTAATTCCTGCTGTGATGTATACGTTTTATTCGTTCTTTTTTTTGCAGCCAAAACAAGAAGCATATGTCCAAAGCGCGGAGTTGTTTTTACAGAATAAATATAGCGACGTGATTACGACATTGGAAAATTACCCTCCAGAAAAAATGCCGTATGTAGTGCAATATGAACTGGCTTCTTCCTACGTAATGACGGAGTCGCTTACTGAAGAGCAGCGGAAAGTGGTATTAAATAATATTACGTTGAAAACAGACCCGCAGTATTTGCTGTATTGGATTTATATCGGCCGGGGAAGAAGCGAGGATGCGCTTGAATTGGCGAGAGCGATGGAAGATAGGGAGCTGATTGTGTACGGTTTGTTAAAATATCGTGAAGAAATAAAGGCAGATAAAGAGCTGTCCGGAGAGGAAAAACAGCAAAAATTAGAAGAAATTGATAGAGAGATAGAAGAATATGAGAAAGAACGAGAGGAGCAGGAAAAGCAATTGAAAGAAGAACAGCAAGAGGAGACAAACCAGCAGCAAACTCCGGCACAACAACCGGCAACAACTCCTCCGGCTTCGACGACGCCAAAACAACAGTCCAACGCACCGGCGTCCAATCATACGCCGCCTGCATCTAATAGTACGCAGCCAAACAATGTGGAAACGAAAAAATAA
- a CDS encoding EsaB/YukD family protein — MYIQVTIDLRHYTEDVFDLRLSNFYSIKKLIDIVWQLKNISMPPREGYWVRVDNKQMVYPGYFTLKDSGITDGDRIVIL, encoded by the coding sequence ATGTACATTCAAGTTACTATCGATCTTCGGCATTATACAGAGGATGTATTTGATCTTCGTCTGTCCAATTTTTATTCAATTAAAAAGCTTATCGATATTGTTTGGCAGTTAAAAAACATATCGATGCCGCCAAGAGAAGGCTACTGGGTGCGGGTAGACAATAAACAAATGGTCTACCCGGGCTATTTTACATTAAAGGACAGCGGAATTACGGATGGAGACCGCATTGTGATATTGTAG
- a CDS encoding WXG100 family type VII secretion target, which translates to MSGVIRLTPEELRGVARQYNTESSNVTELISRLDQMSNMLQGIWEGASSEAFIQQYHELRPAFEKMAVLLNEIAQQLHNSATILEETDQQIASQIRG; encoded by the coding sequence ATGTCAGGCGTTATTCGTTTAACACCGGAAGAGTTGCGTGGAGTCGCAAGACAATATAATACAGAAAGCTCTAATGTCACGGAATTGATTTCGCGATTGGATCAAATGAGCAATATGCTGCAAGGAATTTGGGAAGGTGCTTCCAGTGAAGCATTTATCCAGCAGTACCACGAGTTGCGCCCAGCGTTTGAAAAAATGGCTGTACTATTAAACGAAATTGCGCAACAATTGCACAATTCCGCTACGATTTTGGAAGAAACAGATCAGCAAATCGCCAGCCAAATCCGTGGATAA
- a CDS encoding 3D domain-containing protein — MKKLLLYITLSIFLAFGFSGAASAAGTYQVKSGDTLWGIAKKYKVTVSQLKSWNNLKSDIIKPKQVLKVSGTVTKAAAKTTVKKAAAKTAAYKTITVKAYAYTVDCKGCSGITATGLNLKKNPSIKAIAVDPKVIPLGSKVYVEGYGYAVAADKGGGIRGNEIDVFMPTKAKAIQWGVKTVKVKVYK; from the coding sequence TTGAAAAAATTACTATTATATATTACTTTATCAATCTTTCTAGCATTCGGATTTTCAGGAGCTGCATCGGCAGCCGGTACATATCAGGTAAAAAGTGGTGACACTCTTTGGGGCATCGCTAAAAAATACAAAGTGACTGTCAGCCAGCTAAAGAGCTGGAATAACCTTAAAAGCGATATAATCAAACCAAAGCAGGTGTTAAAGGTTTCAGGAACGGTAACCAAAGCGGCTGCTAAAACTACAGTAAAAAAGGCAGCAGCCAAAACAGCAGCGTACAAAACAATCACCGTTAAAGCATATGCTTATACAGTAGACTGCAAAGGCTGCAGCGGAATAACGGCTACAGGCTTAAATTTAAAGAAAAATCCTTCGATTAAAGCAATTGCCGTTGATCCAAAGGTAATTCCGTTAGGTTCAAAGGTTTATGTGGAAGGTTACGGCTATGCGGTTGCAGCTGATAAAGGAGGCGGAATCAGAGGCAACGAAATTGACGTATTCATGCCTACAAAAGCAAAAGCTATCCAATGGGGTGTCAAAACAGTAAAAGTGAAAGTATATAAATAA
- the smpB gene encoding SsrA-binding protein SmpB: protein MPKGEGKLIAQNKKAHHDYFIEETYEAGIVLQGTEIKSIRAGKVNLKDSFAKVEKGEVFLHNMHISPYEQGNRYNHDPLRTRKLLLHRREINKLIGYTKEQGYTLVPLKIYIKNGFAKVLLGVGKGKKKYDKREDMKRKEAQREIERAFRERQKI, encoded by the coding sequence ATGCCAAAAGGTGAAGGGAAACTGATTGCTCAAAACAAAAAAGCGCATCACGATTATTTTATCGAAGAAACGTATGAAGCAGGGATCGTCCTGCAAGGAACGGAAATTAAATCGATTCGCGCTGGAAAAGTGAATTTAAAAGACTCGTTTGCGAAAGTCGAAAAAGGGGAAGTATTTCTCCATAATATGCATATTAGCCCGTATGAACAAGGAAACCGTTATAACCATGACCCATTGCGGACAAGAAAGCTGCTTCTTCATCGCCGTGAAATTAATAAGCTGATTGGTTACACAAAGGAACAAGGCTATACGCTCGTTCCGTTAAAGATATATATTAAAAACGGTTTTGCTAAAGTGTTGTTAGGTGTTGGCAAAGGAAAGAAAAAATATGATAAACGCGAAGATATGAAACGAAAAGAAGCACAGCGGGAAATCGAACGTGCTTTTCGCGAACGGCAAAAAATATAA
- the rnr gene encoding ribonuclease R produces the protein MDSSLAERILTFMRDEAYKPLTVQELEAAFAITDAAQFKEFVKTLVAMEEQGLVVRTRSNRYGVPEKMNLVRGKVSGHAKGFAFVVPEDPTLDDIFIPPSEMKNAMHGDTVLVRVHSDSSGARKEGTIVRILERGVTEVVGTYTESKYFGFVIPDDKKIVNDIFIPKHAANGAVEGHKVVVRLTSYPQGRMSAEGEVIKILGHKNDPGVDILSIIHKHGLPLQFPEEVIEHANRISDTITEKDLQGRRDLRDQMIVTIDGEDAKDLDDAVTVTKLENGNYKLGVHIADVSYYVEEGSPIDREAYERGTSVYLVDRVIPMIPHRLSNGICSLNPKVDRLTLSCEMEINERGEVVSHEIFQSVIRTTERMTYSDVNKILVDKDEALRKKYEPLVPMFELMAELAEILRNKRMKRGAIDFDFKEAKVLVDENGKPYDVVLRERSVAERLIEEFMLVANETVAEHFHWLNVPFIYRVHEDPKPEKLQRFLEFITNFGYVVKGTGNQIHPRALQEILEAVRGEPEEMVISTVMLRSMKQARYDAESLGHYGLSTDFYTHFTSPIRRYPDLIVHRLIRTYLINGQIDEQTQQKWAEKLPDIAEHASNMERRAVEAERETDDLKKTEFMEDKIGMEFDGIISSVTNFGLFVELPNTIEGLVHVSYLTDDYYRYDERHYAMIGERTGKVYRIGDEITVRVINVNKDERIVDFEIVGMKGRRPAKSKSAPVVIEGKKQKKANKQNGKTKKFYEDVPQLKAKKKKKKKR, from the coding sequence ATGGACTCATCATTAGCGGAACGAATTTTAACGTTTATGAGAGATGAGGCATACAAACCGTTAACCGTCCAGGAGCTGGAAGCTGCTTTTGCCATTACCGATGCCGCACAATTTAAAGAGTTTGTCAAAACGCTGGTGGCGATGGAAGAACAAGGACTCGTTGTACGCACGAGAAGCAACCGTTACGGCGTGCCGGAAAAAATGAACTTAGTGCGCGGAAAAGTGTCTGGACACGCGAAAGGGTTCGCTTTCGTCGTGCCGGAAGATCCGACGCTCGATGACATCTTCATCCCGCCTTCGGAAATGAAAAATGCGATGCATGGTGATACCGTATTAGTACGCGTGCATTCCGATTCGTCAGGCGCGCGTAAGGAAGGAACAATCGTGCGCATTTTAGAGCGCGGCGTCACGGAAGTGGTCGGAACTTACACGGAAAGCAAGTATTTCGGGTTTGTCATTCCGGATGATAAAAAAATTGTCAATGATATTTTCATCCCGAAACATGCGGCCAACGGCGCCGTGGAAGGACATAAAGTGGTCGTGCGGCTCACCTCATACCCGCAAGGACGAATGAGCGCCGAAGGGGAAGTCATTAAAATTCTCGGCCATAAAAATGATCCGGGTGTCGATATTTTGTCGATTATTCATAAGCATGGTCTTCCTTTGCAATTTCCGGAAGAGGTCATCGAACACGCCAATCGCATTTCCGATACGATTACGGAGAAGGACCTGCAAGGCCGCCGCGATTTGCGCGATCAGATGATTGTCACGATTGACGGTGAAGACGCGAAAGACTTAGATGACGCTGTCACGGTTACGAAGCTCGAAAACGGAAATTACAAGCTTGGCGTCCACATTGCCGATGTCAGCTACTATGTGGAAGAAGGATCGCCGATTGACCGGGAAGCGTACGAACGTGGGACAAGCGTCTATTTGGTGGACCGCGTCATTCCGATGATTCCGCACCGTTTATCGAACGGTATTTGTTCCTTAAATCCGAAAGTGGACCGCTTAACGCTTTCGTGTGAGATGGAAATTAACGAGCGCGGCGAAGTCGTCAGCCACGAAATTTTCCAAAGTGTGATTCGCACGACCGAGCGGATGACGTATTCGGATGTAAACAAAATTCTCGTCGATAAAGACGAAGCACTGCGTAAAAAATATGAGCCGCTTGTGCCAATGTTTGAACTGATGGCGGAACTGGCGGAAATTTTGCGCAATAAACGGATGAAGCGCGGTGCGATTGATTTCGATTTTAAAGAAGCAAAAGTGCTGGTCGATGAAAACGGAAAGCCATATGATGTCGTGCTTCGGGAACGATCGGTGGCGGAGCGGCTTATTGAAGAATTTATGCTTGTGGCGAACGAAACGGTCGCCGAACATTTCCATTGGCTGAACGTTCCGTTTATTTATCGCGTGCACGAAGATCCAAAACCGGAAAAGCTGCAGCGTTTTCTCGAATTTATTACGAATTTTGGCTACGTCGTAAAAGGAACAGGAAACCAAATTCATCCGCGCGCGCTCCAAGAAATTTTAGAGGCGGTGCGCGGCGAACCGGAAGAAATGGTCATCTCGACGGTTATGCTTCGTTCGATGAAACAGGCGCGCTATGATGCGGAAAGTCTCGGCCACTACGGATTATCAACCGATTTTTATACGCACTTTACTTCCCCAATCCGCCGTTATCCGGACTTAATTGTGCATCGCCTTATCCGCACGTACTTGATCAACGGGCAAATAGATGAACAGACGCAACAAAAATGGGCGGAAAAGCTTCCGGATATCGCCGAGCATGCTTCCAATATGGAACGGCGTGCGGTGGAAGCCGAGCGGGAAACAGACGATTTGAAGAAGACGGAGTTTATGGAAGATAAGATTGGTATGGAGTTTGATGGAATTATTAGCTCCGTTACGAACTTCGGCCTCTTTGTCGAACTGCCGAACACGATCGAGGGGCTTGTTCACGTCAGCTACTTAACGGATGACTATTACCGTTATGATGAGCGTCATTATGCCATGATTGGCGAACGAACGGGAAAAGTATACCGTATCGGCGACGAGATTACCGTCCGCGTCATTAACGTGAACAAAGATGAGCGGATCGTCGATTTTGAAATTGTCGGCATGAAAGGCCGCCGCCCTGCAAAGTCCAAAAGCGCTCCTGTCGTGATTGAAGGAAAAAAACAGAAGAAAGCGAATAAACAAAATGGAAAAACGAAGAAGTTTTACGAAGACGTTCCGCAGCTAAAAGCGAAAAAGAAGAAAAAGAAAAAGCGATAA
- a CDS encoding alpha/beta hydrolase codes for MKIVPPKPFFFEAGERAVLLLHGFTGNSADVRMLGRFLESKGYTCHAPIYKGHGVPPEELVHTGPDDWWQDVMNAYEFLKNKGYEKIAVAGLSLGGVFSLKLGYTVPVVGIISMCAPMYIKSEETMYQGVLEYAREYKKREGKTAEQIEKEMEEFKKTPMRTLKALQELIADVRDHIDLIYAPTFVVQARHDSMINPDSANIIYNGIESPVKKIKWYEESGHVITLDKEKEQLHEDIYEFLESLDW; via the coding sequence ATGAAGATTGTTCCACCAAAGCCATTTTTCTTTGAAGCAGGGGAGCGTGCCGTGTTATTGCTGCACGGTTTTACGGGAAATTCAGCGGATGTCAGAATGTTAGGCCGTTTTCTTGAATCGAAAGGATATACATGCCACGCGCCGATTTATAAAGGGCATGGCGTTCCGCCGGAAGAGCTCGTACATACAGGACCGGACGATTGGTGGCAAGATGTGATGAATGCCTATGAATTTTTAAAAAATAAAGGGTATGAAAAAATTGCAGTCGCAGGATTATCGCTTGGCGGCGTATTTTCCTTGAAATTAGGTTACACTGTACCTGTAGTGGGAATTATTTCGATGTGCGCGCCGATGTATATTAAGAGCGAGGAAACGATGTATCAAGGCGTGTTGGAGTATGCGCGTGAATATAAAAAGCGGGAAGGAAAAACAGCGGAGCAAATTGAAAAAGAAATGGAAGAGTTTAAAAAGACGCCAATGCGTACACTAAAAGCATTACAGGAACTGATTGCCGACGTCCGCGATCATATCGATTTAATCTATGCGCCGACATTTGTCGTGCAAGCGCGGCATGATAGCATGATTAACCCTGATAGTGCAAATATTATTTATAACGGCATTGAATCACCAGTGAAAAAAATCAAATGGTATGAAGAGTCGGGTCATGTCATTACACTAGACAAAGAAAAAGAACAGCTGCATGAGGATATTTATGAGTTTTTGGAATCGTTAGATTGGTAA
- the secG gene encoding preprotein translocase subunit SecG: MHALLVTLLVIVSIALIVIVLLQSGRSAGLSGAITGGAEQLFGKQKARGLDAVLQRITVVLAVLFFVLTIAVTYVQL, from the coding sequence ATGCATGCGTTGCTTGTCACTTTGTTAGTCATTGTTTCGATTGCGCTTATCGTGATCGTTTTGTTGCAATCGGGAAGAAGCGCGGGGCTTTCCGGCGCGATTACTGGTGGTGCGGAACAGCTGTTCGGAAAACAAAAAGCGCGCGGGCTGGATGCGGTGCTTCAGCGCATCACCGTAGTATTGGCAGTATTGTTTTTTGTCTTGACGATTGCCGTAACGTATGTGCAACTTTAA
- a CDS encoding carboxylesterase/lipase family protein, with amino-acid sequence MNTIVETRYGKLQGSKNGSVYCWKGVPYAKAPVGELRFQPPQPPEPWTGVRDATTFGAVAMQPAGLLFGGVLGRTTEPRSEDCLFLNIWSPGADGKKRPVMVWIHGGAFLFGSGSTPWYDGTAFAANGDVVVVTINYRLNVFGFLHLADLFGEDYAASGNCGILDQIAALRWVQENIEAFGGDPKQVTIFGESAGAASVGTLLAMPEAKGLFQKAILQSGSGALLLKSAAKATAMAEKILHQAGIRPGDRDRLLTIPAEELLQAALSLGPQVSYGPVIDGKTLPNHPIEALKEGVARDIPMIIGITKDEYNLFTLTDPSWTALSEQELLKRINKEVGPVPREVIDYYLHQGDEAEPIWQKLLRIMTYRVFTNGMFRTADYQVEQGANVWMYRFDYETPIMGGKLKACHALELPFVFGNLHQPGITNFIGDLPEREQISKQMHDAWISFAHNGNPNHNQLPEEWPAYDLNKRAAMIFGASSRVEADPFGKEREIWKKEK; translated from the coding sequence ATGAACACCATAGTCGAAACGCGCTATGGGAAATTGCAAGGGAGCAAAAACGGAAGCGTTTACTGTTGGAAGGGAGTTCCGTACGCAAAAGCGCCGGTAGGAGAACTTCGCTTCCAGCCGCCGCAGCCGCCTGAGCCTTGGACGGGAGTGCGCGATGCCACAACGTTTGGTGCAGTTGCGATGCAGCCAGCTGGTTTGCTGTTTGGCGGAGTATTGGGACGCACCACGGAACCTAGAAGCGAAGATTGTTTGTTCCTTAACATTTGGTCTCCGGGAGCCGACGGCAAGAAACGTCCTGTAATGGTTTGGATTCATGGAGGGGCTTTTTTGTTTGGTTCAGGATCGACTCCTTGGTATGACGGGACGGCTTTTGCCGCTAATGGCGATGTCGTTGTCGTGACGATCAATTACCGGCTGAACGTATTTGGCTTTCTCCATTTAGCGGATTTATTTGGTGAAGATTACGCTGCTTCCGGAAATTGCGGCATTCTTGACCAAATAGCGGCATTGCGATGGGTGCAGGAAAATATTGAGGCGTTTGGTGGCGATCCGAAACAAGTTACGATTTTTGGCGAATCAGCAGGAGCAGCGAGCGTCGGAACGTTGTTAGCCATGCCTGAGGCAAAAGGATTATTTCAAAAAGCGATTTTACAAAGTGGTTCGGGCGCACTTTTGTTGAAGTCTGCTGCTAAAGCGACCGCGATGGCAGAAAAGATACTGCACCAAGCTGGCATTCGTCCGGGAGATCGTGACCGATTGCTAACGATTCCGGCAGAAGAGCTGCTTCAAGCGGCGCTGTCGCTTGGCCCGCAAGTGTCTTACGGACCGGTGATAGACGGAAAAACATTGCCAAATCATCCGATTGAAGCGCTGAAAGAAGGAGTGGCACGCGATATTCCAATGATCATCGGTATCACAAAAGATGAATATAACTTGTTTACGCTGACAGACCCTTCATGGACCGCGCTTAGCGAACAAGAGCTTCTCAAGCGCATCAACAAAGAAGTCGGTCCCGTTCCGCGCGAGGTCATCGATTATTATCTGCATCAAGGAGATGAAGCGGAGCCAATATGGCAAAAACTGCTGCGCATCATGACTTACCGCGTATTTACAAATGGCATGTTTCGCACTGCTGATTATCAAGTGGAACAAGGGGCAAATGTCTGGATGTATCGCTTTGATTATGAAACGCCGATTATGGGCGGCAAATTGAAGGCATGCCATGCGCTTGAACTGCCATTTGTATTCGGTAACCTTCATCAGCCGGGAATCACGAATTTTATAGGAGATTTACCGGAACGAGAACAAATCAGCAAACAGATGCATGATGCATGGATTTCATTTGCACACAATGGCAATCCTAATCATAATCAGTTGCCGGAAGAATGGCCGGCTTATGACTTGAACAAGAGAGCAGCGATGATTTTTGGTGCGTCAAGCCGTGTGGAAGCCGATCCGTTCGGCAAAGAAAGAGAAATTTGGAAGAAAGAAAAATAA
- a CDS encoding DUF4367 domain-containing protein, producing MKRLSIYLFLGGLVLYVLFFDTYFIKFPVNWAQNLVNMKVEINYIPIKYKNSYAKIRHCGRNCNFIKVFYEGSKESLVVTVTNYVSWVDDPKWNKNTIIPGTNYYYQNKDGKQLLFWKEEKEELELELEYTGKKVLSKEELVKIAKSVKVKRRKF from the coding sequence ATGAAAAGATTATCTATATATCTTTTTTTAGGAGGACTTGTTCTCTATGTGTTGTTTTTTGATACTTATTTTATTAAATTTCCAGTTAACTGGGCACAGAATTTAGTCAATATGAAAGTAGAAATAAATTACATTCCTATAAAATATAAAAACAGTTATGCGAAAATACGCCATTGTGGGAGAAATTGTAATTTTATTAAAGTGTTTTATGAAGGTTCAAAAGAAAGTTTAGTTGTTACCGTAACAAATTACGTAAGTTGGGTCGATGACCCGAAGTGGAATAAAAACACAATTATACCTGGTACGAATTATTACTATCAAAATAAAGATGGAAAACAATTATTGTTTTGGAAAGAAGAAAAGGAGGAATTAGAATTAGAGCTTGAATATACAGGAAAAAAGGTATTATCTAAAGAGGAACTTGTAAAAATAGCAAAATCTGTTAAGGTCAAAAGGCGAAAGTTCTAG
- a CDS encoding RHS repeat-associated core domain-containing protein, whose product MTKGGVTYYYHVNGHGDVTALTDASGNVVAEYQYDAWGNILSKTGAMASANPYRYAGYYYDEETGLYYLMARYYDANIGRFITRDTFHGFEDAPQSLNQYAYAHNNPVMNIDSDGHFAQWVLWKFFKGGALNSWDIVWKFYKKYKFNWKVWKTKFPLKTWATAFVVGGVTEVTGIGWSKALKYAGVSSKVALAINWVRTEAQKYLYNTLSRGEPLSVWDLITSLAKARLGKFGTFLDIIEKI is encoded by the coding sequence ATGACCAAAGGCGGAGTAACTTACTATTATCATGTCAACGGTCATGGGGATGTTACGGCATTAACGGATGCAAGCGGAAACGTTGTAGCGGAATATCAATACGATGCATGGGGGAATATTCTTTCCAAAACCGGCGCGATGGCATCAGCCAACCCATACCGTTATGCAGGTTATTATTACGATGAAGAAACTGGATTATACTATCTCATGGCACGTTATTATGATGCGAACATTGGTCGATTTATTACAAGGGATACGTTCCATGGGTTTGAGGATGCGCCGCAAAGTTTGAATCAATATGCTTATGCACATAATAACCCTGTAATGAATATAGATTCTGATGGGCATTTTGCACAGTGGGTTCTTTGGAAATTTTTCAAAGGTGGTGCTTTAAACTCATGGGATATAGTATGGAAATTTTATAAAAAATATAAGTTCAATTGGAAAGTGTGGAAAACAAAATTTCCTCTTAAGACTTGGGCGACAGCATTTGTTGTAGGTGGTGTTACAGAAGTAACGGGGATCGGCTGGTCCAAGGCATTGAAATACGCTGGTGTATCCTCAAAGGTTGCATTAGCAATTAATTGGGTAAGAACTGAGGCACAAAAATATCTCTATAATACCCTATCAAGAGGAGAACCTCTCAGTGTTTGGGATCTGATTACCTCACTAGCAAAAGCACGATTAGGAAAATTCGGTACATTTTTAGATATCATAGAGAAGATATAA
- the eno gene encoding phosphopyruvate hydratase, with the protein MSAIIDVYAREVLDSRGNPTVEVEVYTEDGGFGRALVPSGASTGEYEAVELRDGDKGRYLGKGVLKAVENVNEVIAPEIIGLEVTDQVGIDKTLIELDGTENKSKLGANAILGVSLAVARAAADELGLPLYQYLGGFNAKTLPVPMMNILNGGAHADNNVDIQEFMIMPVGAKSFREALRMGAEIFHSLKAVLKAKGYNTAVGDEGGFAPNLKSNEEALQTIIEAIEKAGYKPGEEVMLAMDVASSELYNKEDGKYHLEGEGVVKTSEEMVAWYEELVSKYPIISIEDGLDENDWEGHKLLTERLGKKVQLVGDDLFVTNTKKLAEGIEKGVGNSILIKVNQIGTLTETFDAIEMAKRAGYTAVVSHRSGETEDSTIADIAVATNAGQIKTGAPSRTDRVAKYNQLLRIEDQLGDTAIYNGIKSFYNLKK; encoded by the coding sequence ATGTCTGCAATTATTGACGTATACGCACGTGAAGTATTAGACTCGCGCGGCAATCCAACGGTAGAAGTGGAAGTATATACGGAAGACGGCGGCTTTGGCCGCGCCCTTGTGCCAAGCGGCGCGTCGACTGGGGAATATGAGGCAGTGGAATTGCGTGACGGTGATAAAGGCCGCTATCTTGGCAAAGGCGTATTAAAAGCGGTCGAAAACGTCAATGAAGTCATCGCACCAGAGATTATTGGTTTGGAAGTGACGGACCAAGTCGGCATTGACAAAACGCTTATTGAACTGGATGGCACAGAAAACAAAAGCAAATTAGGCGCCAACGCGATTTTAGGGGTATCGCTAGCAGTCGCGCGCGCGGCAGCAGATGAATTGGGTCTGCCTCTATATCAATACCTTGGCGGTTTTAACGCAAAAACATTGCCAGTGCCAATGATGAACATTTTAAACGGTGGCGCGCATGCCGATAACAACGTGGACATTCAAGAATTTATGATTATGCCTGTCGGCGCGAAAAGTTTCCGTGAAGCGCTTCGCATGGGCGCGGAAATTTTCCATAGCTTAAAAGCAGTACTAAAAGCAAAAGGCTACAATACGGCTGTTGGTGACGAAGGCGGATTCGCGCCAAACTTAAAATCGAATGAAGAAGCGCTGCAAACGATCATCGAAGCGATTGAAAAAGCTGGCTACAAACCAGGCGAAGAAGTCATGCTGGCAATGGACGTTGCTTCTTCTGAGCTTTACAACAAAGAAGATGGCAAATATCATTTAGAAGGCGAAGGCGTTGTAAAAACGTCCGAAGAAATGGTCGCCTGGTATGAAGAACTTGTTTCGAAATACCCAATCATTTCCATCGAAGACGGTTTGGATGAAAACGACTGGGAAGGCCACAAGCTATTAACGGAGCGCCTTGGCAAAAAAGTGCAGCTTGTCGGTGACGACTTGTTTGTAACGAATACGAAAAAACTGGCGGAAGGAATCGAAAAAGGCGTCGGCAACTCGATTTTGATCAAAGTTAACCAAATCGGCACGTTAACGGAAACGTTCGATGCAATCGAAATGGCAAAACGCGCAGGATATACGGCGGTTGTTTCCCACCGTTCTGGTGAAACGGAAGACAGCACGATCGCTGACATCGCGGTAGCGACAAACGCCGGCCAAATCAAAACAGGGGCTCCTTCCCGCACCGACCGCGTCGCGAAATACAATCAATTGCTCCGCATCGAAGATCAGCTTGGCGACACGGCGATTTACAACGGCATTAAATCGTTCTATAATCTGAAAAAATAA